The proteins below are encoded in one region of Sminthopsis crassicaudata isolate SCR6 chromosome 1, ASM4859323v1, whole genome shotgun sequence:
- the PCP2 gene encoding Purkinje cell protein 2 homolog isoform X3 → MADLEEKKEKAANSSAPNEAGTPEEDGFFNLLTHVQGGRMEEQRCSLQIEPGQGPPNKNCHSPSSSPSPAAPPEMDNLIDMLAHTQGRRMDDQRASINYLPGFQSGAPKDGVEQGTGNRSHNPLLVPQDPSALSFRRNSSPHPQTTSP, encoded by the exons ATGGCTGatctggaagagaaaaaggagaaagcagcAAATTCAAGTGCTCCCAATGAG GCAGGGACCCCGGAAGAGGATGGATTCTTCAACCTGCTAACCCATGTCCAGGGCGGTCGGATGGAGGAGCAGCGCTGCTCTCTGCAGATAGAACCAGGCCAGGGGCCTCCCAACA AGAACTGTCACAGCCCCAGCTCTAGCCCCAGCCCTGCTGCTCCTCCGGAGATGGACAATCTGATAGACATGCTGGCCCACACTCAGGGACGTCGTATGGATGACCAACGTGCCAGCATCAACTACTTGCCTGGCTTCCAGTCTGGGGCCCCTAAG GATGGTGTGGAGCAAGGAACTGGGAATAGAAGCCACAATCCCCTGTTGGTTCCTCAAGACCCCTCTGCCCTTAGCTTCCGAAGGAACAGCAGTCCCCATCCACAAACTACTAGCCCCTGA
- the PCP2 gene encoding Purkinje cell protein 2 homolog isoform X1: MHSQRGSGHRPRGHGLRLLHAISRLASPYAALPPRCLGDPTLSLQYACSQTLLSQAGTPEEDGFFNLLTHVQGGRMEEQRCSLQIEPGQGPPNKNCHSPSSSPSPAAPPEMDNLIDMLAHTQGRRMDDQRASINYLPGFQSGAPKDGVEQGTGNRSHNPLLVPQDPSALSFRRNSSPHPQTTSP; this comes from the exons ATGCATTCCCAG AGAGGCTCTGGGCACCGCCCACGAGGCCATGGGCTCCGTCTTCTCCACGCCATCTCCCGCTTGGCCTCCCCCTATGCAGCCTTGCCCCCCAGGTGTCTGGGAGACCCTACCTTGAGCCTTCAGTACGCCTGCTCCCAGACTCTGCTATCCCAG GCAGGGACCCCGGAAGAGGATGGATTCTTCAACCTGCTAACCCATGTCCAGGGCGGTCGGATGGAGGAGCAGCGCTGCTCTCTGCAGATAGAACCAGGCCAGGGGCCTCCCAACA AGAACTGTCACAGCCCCAGCTCTAGCCCCAGCCCTGCTGCTCCTCCGGAGATGGACAATCTGATAGACATGCTGGCCCACACTCAGGGACGTCGTATGGATGACCAACGTGCCAGCATCAACTACTTGCCTGGCTTCCAGTCTGGGGCCCCTAAG GATGGTGTGGAGCAAGGAACTGGGAATAGAAGCCACAATCCCCTGTTGGTTCCTCAAGACCCCTCTGCCCTTAGCTTCCGAAGGAACAGCAGTCCCCATCCACAAACTACTAGCCCCTGA
- the PCP2 gene encoding Purkinje cell protein 2 homolog isoform X2, protein MGKRGSGHRPRGHGLRLLHAISRLASPYAALPPRCLGDPTLSLQYACSQTLLSQAGTPEEDGFFNLLTHVQGGRMEEQRCSLQIEPGQGPPNKNCHSPSSSPSPAAPPEMDNLIDMLAHTQGRRMDDQRASINYLPGFQSGAPKDGVEQGTGNRSHNPLLVPQDPSALSFRRNSSPHPQTTSP, encoded by the exons AGAGGCTCTGGGCACCGCCCACGAGGCCATGGGCTCCGTCTTCTCCACGCCATCTCCCGCTTGGCCTCCCCCTATGCAGCCTTGCCCCCCAGGTGTCTGGGAGACCCTACCTTGAGCCTTCAGTACGCCTGCTCCCAGACTCTGCTATCCCAG GCAGGGACCCCGGAAGAGGATGGATTCTTCAACCTGCTAACCCATGTCCAGGGCGGTCGGATGGAGGAGCAGCGCTGCTCTCTGCAGATAGAACCAGGCCAGGGGCCTCCCAACA AGAACTGTCACAGCCCCAGCTCTAGCCCCAGCCCTGCTGCTCCTCCGGAGATGGACAATCTGATAGACATGCTGGCCCACACTCAGGGACGTCGTATGGATGACCAACGTGCCAGCATCAACTACTTGCCTGGCTTCCAGTCTGGGGCCCCTAAG GATGGTGTGGAGCAAGGAACTGGGAATAGAAGCCACAATCCCCTGTTGGTTCCTCAAGACCCCTCTGCCCTTAGCTTCCGAAGGAACAGCAGTCCCCATCCACAAACTACTAGCCCCTGA